One genomic window of Ruegeria sp. THAF33 includes the following:
- a CDS encoding DUF2793 domain-containing protein: MSQTSPRLKLPLLQPAQAQKHVTHNEALRQLDLVVQLSVRSTDSGTPPVVPEQGEVHALGANPTGDWTGHAGELAAWLDNAWHFVTPDIGWRAWDEAAGDLKYWTGTAWAPLPVSTQNLDGVGVATNSDSTNRLSVRSPATLLSHEGGGHQLKINKASGDDAASLLFQSNWTGHAEMGLSGSTEFSIKVSPDGGNWTEAMTFDPVAGTVSGAAVQADASDTTSGRLMRADYGYGPGNLLGTVTENSGVPTGAVIERGSNANGDYVRLADGTQICTAMLAPVACTTAEGALFKSGPITWDFPAVFSTPPNLNGTGGVATRFTGFDTPSSSQSTFIVFSVISDAAALAPSVTAIGRWF, from the coding sequence AAAACACGTTACCCACAACGAAGCCCTGAGACAGCTCGATCTGGTCGTGCAACTCTCGGTACGGTCAACAGATTCCGGGACACCTCCTGTTGTCCCCGAGCAAGGCGAAGTTCATGCCCTTGGAGCCAACCCGACCGGGGACTGGACAGGACATGCCGGTGAACTTGCCGCCTGGCTGGACAACGCCTGGCATTTCGTGACCCCCGACATTGGCTGGCGCGCCTGGGATGAAGCGGCCGGAGATCTGAAATACTGGACAGGAACAGCCTGGGCCCCCCTGCCTGTCAGCACTCAGAACCTCGACGGAGTCGGGGTTGCGACCAATTCAGACAGTACGAACCGTTTGTCCGTTCGCAGCCCGGCGACCTTGCTGAGCCACGAAGGCGGCGGGCATCAGCTGAAGATCAACAAAGCCAGCGGAGATGATGCCGCGTCGCTGTTGTTCCAATCGAACTGGACAGGTCACGCGGAAATGGGACTGTCTGGCTCAACCGAATTTTCCATCAAAGTGTCTCCTGACGGCGGCAACTGGACTGAAGCGATGACCTTTGATCCCGTAGCCGGAACCGTGTCGGGCGCAGCTGTTCAGGCCGATGCCAGCGATACGACTTCGGGCCGACTGATGCGCGCCGACTATGGATACGGCCCTGGAAACCTTCTTGGAACAGTGACCGAAAACTCAGGTGTTCCGACCGGCGCTGTCATTGAGCGCGGCAGCAACGCCAACGGAGATTATGTGCGGTTGGCCGACGGCACTCAGATCTGTACGGCCATGCTTGCGCCCGTGGCCTGCACGACTGCTGAGGGTGCTCTTTTCAAAAGCGGCCCAATAACCTGGGATTTTCCGGCTGTTTTTTCGACCCCCCCGAACCTGAACGGCACTGGAGGCGTTGCAACCCGATTTACCGGGTTTGATACACCTTCGTCGTCCCAATCGACATTCATTGTCTTCTCGGTGATCTCGGATGCGGCAGCCTTGGCGCCATCCGTCACAGCCATTGGTCGCTGGTTCTGA
- a CDS encoding outer membrane protein encodes MKTELAIRGAGLALVAAFGTTASAQQSDWSYEATIYLFMPETETSIETPSGTLDGTLSFSDALSNLDFAFMGAFAASNGRWSLLADYNYTNLSFSNSGAGPSGSTLDTSFTTQFLSGYVAYRVYEDPSVQLDIAGGFRWFSTETNFTLTSASAPGRTTVVDDDWVDPVIGARIRYVFSDKWTGTGFVDYGGFRSDSETWQVLLTADYSINDRWVIRGGYRYIAFDHEIGGNDFEFHQSGPVIGATYRF; translated from the coding sequence ATGAAAACAGAATTGGCAATAAGAGGCGCGGGTTTGGCTTTGGTTGCGGCGTTTGGCACAACCGCTTCCGCGCAGCAAAGCGATTGGTCCTATGAAGCGACGATTTACCTTTTCATGCCTGAAACGGAAACGTCTATCGAAACCCCGTCAGGGACATTGGACGGCACGTTGAGTTTTTCTGACGCTCTGAGCAACCTGGATTTCGCCTTTATGGGCGCGTTTGCGGCATCCAATGGGCGTTGGAGCCTGCTGGCTGACTACAATTATACAAATTTATCCTTCAGCAACAGTGGTGCCGGTCCGTCTGGATCCACTCTCGATACATCATTCACCACCCAGTTCCTCAGTGGGTACGTGGCCTATCGGGTCTATGAAGATCCTTCCGTTCAACTGGACATTGCCGGTGGTTTCAGATGGTTCAGCACCGAAACCAATTTCACACTAACGTCCGCTTCGGCACCTGGGCGCACGACCGTTGTTGACGACGATTGGGTAGACCCGGTCATTGGCGCAAGAATACGTTACGTTTTTTCCGACAAATGGACGGGAACCGGGTTCGTTGATTATGGCGGCTTCCGAAGTGACAGCGAAACGTGGCAGGTTCTTTTGACGGCGGATTATTCCATCAATGACAGATGGGTGATCCGTGGCGGATATCGCTATATCGCCTTCGACCATGAGATCGGCGGCAATGATTTCGAGTTCCATCAGTCCGGGCCGGTGATCGGGGCGACCTACCGATTCTGA
- a CDS encoding HlyD family secretion protein: MLIVLGLYFGVIWVVFSKLGLLPWNRFWKSVVYGGAAIIALVVIGALNHTTPTGPVSVQGVATNIAPNVSGTVVDVSVRPNERVAKGDPLFRIDDTPFRIEVARLTASLETARSAADQLQSDLAAAEADIESLTAQLTFGVQRRDDIVDLEKRGASTTFQLQEAVSAIDQLSASLRAAEARKAGLERRIAAKIDGIDAGVVEAEQALAQALWNLEQTVVRAPEDGFVTAVSLRPGNRVSIAQGAISFVVPDDRHLIASLPQSSRMNVSVGDQIRLALRIEPGGEIHGTVISLPVGTAEGVVDSRTGLPSLRDLAGVSSYPVLIEVPDQINIEDFPFGTSGTALVITDKAGAISVLAEILFWITKKLNYI; this comes from the coding sequence ATGCTTATTGTCTTAGGTCTCTATTTCGGAGTGATCTGGGTGGTGTTTTCCAAGCTGGGGCTGCTTCCATGGAACCGGTTCTGGAAATCTGTCGTCTATGGGGGTGCTGCAATCATTGCTCTGGTTGTAATCGGTGCCCTCAACCACACCACACCGACAGGGCCTGTTTCGGTGCAGGGCGTTGCCACCAACATTGCCCCCAATGTGTCAGGTACTGTCGTTGACGTTTCGGTCCGCCCCAACGAACGGGTCGCGAAAGGGGATCCGCTGTTCCGGATTGACGATACACCCTTTCGGATCGAAGTCGCCCGGCTGACAGCCAGTCTTGAAACCGCGCGTTCTGCGGCAGATCAGTTACAGTCCGACCTGGCAGCGGCGGAAGCCGACATTGAATCCCTCACCGCGCAATTGACCTTTGGCGTCCAGCGCCGTGACGACATTGTCGATCTTGAAAAGCGGGGGGCATCGACGACCTTCCAGTTGCAGGAAGCTGTGTCTGCCATCGATCAATTGTCCGCAAGCCTGCGCGCGGCCGAGGCGCGCAAAGCCGGTCTGGAGCGGCGGATTGCCGCCAAGATCGACGGCATTGATGCCGGTGTGGTCGAGGCTGAGCAGGCTTTGGCGCAGGCGCTTTGGAATCTGGAACAAACAGTCGTGCGCGCGCCGGAAGACGGCTTTGTCACCGCCGTTTCTCTGCGTCCCGGAAATCGTGTATCTATCGCACAGGGGGCGATCTCTTTTGTTGTCCCCGATGACCGCCATCTGATCGCAAGTTTGCCCCAATCAAGTCGCATGAACGTTTCCGTCGGCGACCAGATCCGCCTTGCGCTGCGAATCGAGCCGGGCGGTGAAATACATGGGACCGTCATATCGTTGCCCGTAGGAACGGCAGAGGGCGTTGTTGACTCGCGCACGGGCCTTCCTTCACTGCGCGATCTGGCTGGCGTGTCCAGTTATCCGGTGCTGATCGAAGTTCCGGACCAGATCAATATCGAAGATTTTCCATTCGGGACTTCCGGCACGGCGCTGGTAATTACGGACAAGGCGGGCGCAATCAGTGTGTTGGCGGAAATCCTGTTCTGGATCACCAAAAAGCTGAATTACATCTGA
- a CDS encoding sulfatase-like hydrolase/transferase yields the protein MDLKLFLLGSLAISAPAYAQDATIAHDSEFYILQAQNKDAWEQDDTAVDQALAAFRDENGGNPPNIISILVDDIGFGDMGIPELNAVRGISTPNINDFSDEAMRMVRMYTEPSCTPTRVAQTTGRLPVRIGMGDTTVDIAGFGLPGEEVTLAEVLKAEGYATSHVGKWHMGDIAESWAMNQGFDYAQHAVHQQGQLTIFNDDAIREQVSVGIADFVDDYTIDDWFRPDASAMATVIEGNAGGPVREIRMEPGERWNAAKYDEMNQAFQDKTLSELDRLAGGTEPFFLQYWPMIPLDNTRAGRDGPESVNGGLYADKLQELDTYLGEIFTRMDELGVADNTIVVLMGDNGHFTKYSPASGFTPMVFRGGKGDTTEGGVRVDAFIRWPGLIEPDSMINNIIHVSDLYTTLARFGGAVQHIPRDRLIDGVDQSASILFQDESKGRRDHVIIYSVSTPKAVVKDKLKLNLPGPGQNAIIADFFDVMRDTHEKYPVSTEVGAWGGQEFVRILGRHMARKELFPDTGPATGMPYEGIENLRPETQQAVEAFMVKRSAAQQ from the coding sequence ATGGATCTCAAGTTGTTTTTGCTGGGTTCTCTGGCGATCAGCGCACCTGCCTACGCGCAGGATGCAACCATTGCGCATGATTCCGAGTTTTATATCCTTCAGGCCCAGAACAAGGATGCCTGGGAACAGGACGATACCGCCGTTGATCAGGCTCTCGCGGCATTTCGAGACGAGAACGGTGGCAACCCCCCGAACATCATCAGTATTCTGGTCGATGACATCGGTTTTGGGGATATGGGTATCCCGGAACTGAACGCAGTACGCGGCATCAGCACCCCGAACATCAACGATTTTTCCGACGAAGCGATGCGCATGGTGCGCATGTATACAGAGCCATCCTGCACCCCGACACGTGTGGCCCAGACGACCGGTCGTCTGCCGGTTCGGATCGGAATGGGTGATACGACCGTCGACATCGCCGGTTTCGGTCTGCCCGGAGAGGAAGTGACGCTTGCCGAGGTTCTGAAGGCCGAAGGATATGCAACCTCGCATGTCGGCAAGTGGCACATGGGTGACATTGCCGAGAGCTGGGCAATGAACCAGGGGTTCGACTATGCGCAGCACGCCGTTCATCAACAAGGTCAGCTGACGATTTTCAATGACGATGCAATCCGCGAGCAGGTTTCGGTTGGTATCGCAGATTTTGTCGACGATTACACGATCGACGACTGGTTCCGCCCCGATGCATCGGCCATGGCCACGGTGATCGAAGGAAATGCCGGCGGACCTGTTCGTGAGATCCGAATGGAGCCGGGTGAGCGTTGGAACGCAGCCAAATATGATGAGATGAACCAAGCTTTTCAGGACAAAACCCTGAGTGAACTGGACCGCTTGGCCGGCGGTACTGAGCCTTTCTTCCTACAGTATTGGCCGATGATCCCGCTGGACAACACGCGGGCCGGGCGTGACGGGCCGGAAAGCGTCAATGGAGGTCTGTACGCCGACAAACTGCAAGAGCTGGACACGTATTTGGGCGAAATCTTCACGCGCATGGACGAGCTTGGCGTGGCGGATAATACGATTGTCGTGTTGATGGGCGACAACGGCCATTTCACCAAGTATTCACCGGCATCCGGTTTTACGCCAATGGTCTTTCGCGGAGGCAAAGGCGATACGACCGAAGGCGGGGTTCGCGTGGACGCTTTCATAAGGTGGCCGGGTCTGATTGAACCAGACAGCATGATCAACAACATTATTCATGTGTCTGATCTTTATACGACGCTGGCTAGATTCGGCGGCGCGGTTCAGCATATTCCCCGAGACCGGTTGATTGATGGCGTGGATCAATCCGCCTCGATCCTGTTTCAAGATGAAAGCAAAGGTCGGCGTGATCACGTGATCATCTATTCGGTGAGTACCCCAAAGGCGGTCGTCAAGGACAAGCTGAAGCTCAACCTTCCCGGGCCGGGTCAAAACGCGATCATTGCAGATTTCTTTGATGTGATGCGCGACACCCACGAAAAATACCCGGTTTCGACCGAAGTTGGTGCTTGGGGCGGGCAGGAGTTCGTCCGCATACTGGGACGCCACATGGCGAGAAAAGAGCTTTTCCCTGACACTGGCCCGGCCACAGGAATGCCGTATGAAGGAATTGAAAACCTGCGGCCGGAAACGCAACAGGCAGTCGAGGCTTTCATGGTCAAAAGATCTGCGGCGCAACAATGA
- a CDS encoding AraC family transcriptional regulator — protein MAPPEAPRFFAATFRDPNQIAAISKWDMDFRQIEDGEMQADFKVRSGPLISVMKFGFSRRVHQIGASPKGHITFGIPTHSRLTDWNGTSIETPPFLSFGSGDEFDCISDSGFGGYTMTVETENAMKIGEKLGIAVSDTEFGAFLLPATPPDRSTALLNNIQTLLANPNSSEQGETHLIEEILRIALGGGADRREPRINRKALALAAAIDRMTATPDENVPISEICGDISVSLRTLERAFNEKFGIGPKAYYTRLRLNRVRSLLAEQGKDLSISDAANRYGFWHIGQFSQDYKKCFGELPSATVD, from the coding sequence TTGGCCCCGCCCGAAGCGCCCCGGTTTTTTGCGGCCACTTTCCGTGATCCGAACCAAATCGCCGCAATATCCAAATGGGATATGGATTTCCGTCAGATCGAAGACGGCGAAATGCAGGCTGATTTCAAGGTCAGATCCGGCCCGCTGATTTCCGTTATGAAGTTTGGTTTCTCGCGGCGTGTGCACCAGATCGGCGCGTCTCCGAAGGGGCACATCACATTTGGCATCCCTACCCATTCAAGACTGACGGACTGGAACGGTACCAGCATCGAAACGCCACCGTTTCTGTCCTTCGGCAGCGGCGATGAGTTCGACTGTATCAGCGACAGCGGGTTCGGCGGATATACGATGACCGTTGAAACTGAGAATGCGATGAAAATAGGCGAGAAGCTGGGGATCGCAGTCTCTGATACAGAATTCGGGGCATTTTTGTTGCCTGCAACGCCACCTGATCGCTCGACTGCGCTTTTGAACAACATTCAGACTTTGTTGGCGAACCCAAATTCGTCAGAACAGGGCGAAACCCATTTGATCGAAGAGATACTGCGGATCGCTTTGGGGGGCGGGGCGGATCGCAGGGAACCGCGGATAAACCGAAAAGCTCTGGCACTTGCTGCGGCCATTGATCGGATGACGGCGACCCCGGACGAAAACGTCCCCATCAGCGAGATCTGCGGGGATATCAGTGTGTCATTGCGCACATTGGAACGCGCGTTCAACGAAAAATTCGGTATCGGCCCAAAGGCCTATTACACAAGGCTCCGCCTCAACAGGGTTCGCAGCCTGCTTGCAGAGCAAGGCAAAGATCTGTCAATTTCTGACGCCGCAAACCGATATGGCTTTTGGCATATCGGGCAGTTCTCACAAGATTACAAAAAGTGTTTCGGCGAATTGCCATCGGCCACTGTCGATTGA
- a CDS encoding HupE/UreJ family protein, translating to MRTLICFLFALLFVWPANFAAAHALDPGYLEIRQIASDSWSVHWRKPDVNGQPMAIDAVLPDGCTPARGPDPVSDGRGWVSSWVVECQAGIAGQPIAIEGLETQRNDVLARVHPQDAQPTTLRFTPDINVQIIPSEQSTWSVFAAYSQLGFEHILEGWDHLLFVFALFVLVRDPWKLVGAVTAFTLAHSITLALATMGVLNVPGPPVEAVIALSIVFLAMEIVKGGEGRFRLSKQKPWIVCFGFGLLHGLGFAGALADIGLPPDDIPAALLAFNLGVEAGQLSFIAALALLMATWRLIALPVGKHATVLTAYGIGSVSMYWLIERVSGF from the coding sequence ATGAGAACCTTGATCTGCTTCCTGTTTGCGCTGCTTTTTGTGTGGCCTGCAAATTTCGCTGCTGCGCACGCGCTTGATCCGGGATATCTGGAAATTCGTCAAATTGCCTCTGACAGCTGGAGCGTTCATTGGCGAAAGCCCGACGTGAATGGCCAACCGATGGCGATTGACGCAGTTTTGCCAGATGGCTGCACACCGGCGCGTGGCCCGGATCCCGTTTCCGACGGTCGAGGGTGGGTTTCGTCGTGGGTCGTCGAATGCCAGGCGGGTATCGCGGGCCAACCCATTGCCATTGAGGGCCTTGAGACTCAGAGAAACGACGTGCTGGCGCGTGTACATCCCCAGGATGCGCAACCTACTACGCTTCGTTTTACACCGGATATCAATGTCCAAATCATACCTTCTGAACAGTCGACATGGTCAGTGTTTGCCGCATATTCCCAGTTGGGGTTTGAACACATATTGGAGGGTTGGGATCACCTTCTGTTTGTCTTCGCGCTGTTTGTTCTGGTACGCGATCCATGGAAACTTGTCGGAGCCGTAACAGCGTTCACACTTGCGCATTCAATAACCTTGGCGCTGGCAACGATGGGCGTTTTGAATGTTCCCGGACCACCGGTCGAGGCCGTTATCGCGTTGTCCATCGTTTTTCTGGCGATGGAGATCGTCAAAGGCGGCGAAGGACGGTTCCGGCTTTCAAAACAGAAACCCTGGATCGTTTGCTTCGGGTTCGGGCTTTTGCACGGCCTAGGTTTTGCAGGAGCATTGGCTGATATCGGGTTGCCTCCTGACGATATTCCCGCGGCATTGCTGGCCTTCAACCTCGGTGTCGAAGCCGGGCAGCTGAGTTTTATTGCTGCCTTGGCTCTTCTGATGGCGACCTGGCGGCTGATCGCGCTTCCGGTTGGCAAACATGCCACGGTCTTGACCGCGTATGGCATCGGGTCAGTGTCAATGTACTGGCTGATAGAACGCGTAAGTGGATTTTGA
- a CDS encoding peptidyl-prolyl cis-trans isomerase has protein sequence MRVLKEPLLHFFLIGAAIFVWFHIAAPESESVEDFEKITLDENDVALLSARFEAQWKRPPSNAELKALVDASIREEVLVREARQLGLDRGDPLIRTRLSQKMDYLTEAIATSIVPNDEDLEVFLQENAERYATPVMVAFNQVFLGEEPGEAEIEKALASLRAKQDISDLGGSTLLPASMPLSATRVVESVFGGGFSKSITEVETGQWTGPIRSGYGIHFVEVVAVEPSRTPPLAEIHNTVLRDWRRAMSEDLAQAQYQSLAEKYEIVAPDLSGPAK, from the coding sequence ATGCGAGTACTGAAAGAACCTTTGCTCCATTTTTTTTTGATTGGGGCGGCAATTTTTGTTTGGTTCCATATTGCAGCACCGGAAAGCGAGAGCGTTGAAGATTTTGAGAAAATAACACTCGACGAGAATGACGTTGCGCTTTTGTCTGCTCGTTTCGAAGCGCAGTGGAAACGCCCTCCAAGCAATGCGGAACTGAAGGCTTTGGTCGACGCATCCATTCGCGAAGAGGTTCTGGTCAGAGAGGCAAGACAACTTGGTCTGGATCGCGGAGATCCCTTGATAAGGACCCGGCTGAGCCAAAAAATGGATTATCTGACCGAAGCCATTGCCACTTCCATCGTTCCGAATGACGAAGATCTGGAGGTTTTTCTTCAGGAAAACGCGGAACGCTATGCAACGCCTGTCATGGTGGCCTTTAATCAGGTCTTTCTTGGAGAGGAGCCCGGAGAGGCCGAAATCGAGAAAGCCCTCGCCAGCCTGCGCGCCAAGCAGGACATTTCCGATCTGGGCGGTTCGACCTTGCTGCCGGCGTCAATGCCTTTGTCCGCGACGCGGGTTGTCGAGTCGGTCTTTGGAGGAGGGTTTTCGAAAAGCATCACAGAGGTCGAAACAGGTCAGTGGACGGGTCCGATCCGGTCAGGTTACGGTATCCACTTTGTCGAGGTCGTTGCTGTCGAGCCCAGCCGAACACCGCCACTTGCTGAAATTCACAATACGGTGCTGCGGGACTGGCGCCGCGCGATGAGTGAAGATCTGGCGCAAGCGCAATATCAGTCTCTGGCCGAAAAATACGAGATTGTGGCCCCCGATCTTTCAGGCCCGGCCAAATGA
- a CDS encoding DUF3604 domain-containing protein, with translation MVPAVVGADAVPSEDAAEGLFSDQPYSPYAQRTFPERPLWGDTHLHTGLSLDAGAFGNTLLPDEAWRFAKGEQVISSTGQPVRLSRPLDWMVLTDHTDLMGFAPDLQAGKPGVLSDPKGLEWYEGYKAGGEEAGKAAFDIITNFSQMTLPEILLESYSPGADAFAFTWESIVLAAERHNDPGTFTAFIGFEWTSVPKGFNLHRNVMLRDGPIRALQMVPPVTQPPYGDTDPKALYAWLEEYQEKTGGRAVAFAHNGNLSNGWMFPTEDTYHGGKVDEDYVADRAKWEPHYEVTQIKGDGEAHPFLSPDDEFADYENWDVGNLDITELKTDDMLAGEYAREALKRGLMLEEKFGVNPYKFGMGGATDSHTSLATAEEDNFFGKSVSVEPSASRIKHPFIANDLGEIPGDLLVASGYTAVWATENTRSAIFDAFKRRETYATTGPRIGLRFFGGWDFSEADVETRFLANVGYTKGVPMGSDLRPREGEAAPSFLIAALRDPVGANLDRVQVIKGWLDSEGALQEKVYDVAWSDNREVDQNGKVPAVGNTVDVETASWTNTIGTAELVTVWSDPDFDPNARAFYYVRAIEIPTPRWILYDKLRYGIELPEDAVLTHQERAYSSPIWYTPAE, from the coding sequence TTGGTCCCTGCTGTTGTTGGTGCCGACGCCGTACCCAGCGAAGATGCTGCCGAGGGATTGTTTTCTGATCAGCCCTATTCCCCTTACGCCCAACGCACATTTCCTGAACGCCCATTATGGGGAGACACTCACCTTCACACCGGGCTTTCGCTGGATGCGGGTGCTTTCGGGAACACCTTGCTGCCGGATGAGGCGTGGCGTTTCGCCAAGGGTGAGCAGGTCATTTCTTCAACAGGTCAGCCGGTAAGACTGTCACGACCATTGGATTGGATGGTTCTCACCGATCACACGGACCTGATGGGGTTCGCGCCGGATTTGCAGGCTGGCAAGCCGGGCGTTCTTTCTGATCCCAAAGGACTGGAGTGGTACGAGGGGTACAAGGCCGGCGGGGAAGAAGCCGGTAAAGCGGCTTTCGACATCATCACCAATTTTTCGCAAATGACACTGCCGGAAATCCTGCTGGAATCCTACAGCCCCGGTGCCGATGCGTTTGCCTTTACCTGGGAAAGCATCGTTCTGGCGGCAGAGCGGCACAATGACCCCGGCACCTTTACCGCTTTCATCGGTTTTGAATGGACCTCGGTACCGAAAGGGTTCAACTTGCACCGCAATGTCATGCTGCGCGATGGGCCAATCAGGGCGCTTCAAATGGTGCCGCCGGTCACGCAACCGCCCTACGGTGATACGGATCCAAAGGCGCTTTATGCCTGGCTTGAAGAGTATCAGGAAAAAACGGGGGGGCGTGCAGTTGCCTTTGCCCATAACGGGAACCTGTCGAATGGGTGGATGTTCCCGACCGAAGACACGTATCACGGCGGCAAGGTTGACGAGGATTATGTCGCGGACCGCGCAAAATGGGAGCCCCATTACGAAGTCACCCAGATAAAGGGCGACGGAGAAGCGCATCCTTTCCTGAGCCCGGATGACGAATTTGCCGATTACGAGAACTGGGACGTCGGCAATCTGGACATAACCGAGTTAAAAACCGATGACATGCTGGCAGGAGAATACGCCCGAGAGGCATTGAAACGCGGATTGATGCTGGAAGAAAAGTTTGGCGTGAACCCCTATAAATTCGGCATGGGGGGTGCGACGGACAGCCATACCTCTCTGGCCACGGCCGAAGAAGACAACTTCTTTGGAAAATCCGTCAGCGTCGAACCCTCAGCCTCGCGTATCAAGCATCCGTTTATAGCCAATGACCTTGGTGAAATTCCCGGCGACCTGCTTGTCGCCTCCGGATACACGGCCGTATGGGCTACCGAGAATACACGCTCGGCGATCTTTGACGCGTTCAAGCGCCGCGAAACCTATGCAACGACCGGGCCAAGGATCGGCCTGCGGTTCTTTGGCGGATGGGATTTCAGTGAAGCAGATGTTGAAACCCGTTTCCTAGCCAATGTTGGTTATACCAAAGGGGTGCCAATGGGTTCGGACCTGCGCCCGCGCGAGGGTGAGGCTGCGCCAAGCTTCCTGATCGCCGCTCTGCGCGACCCGGTTGGTGCCAATCTGGACCGTGTTCAAGTGATAAAGGGATGGCTCGATTCTGAAGGTGCCTTGCAGGAAAAGGTCTACGACGTCGCATGGTCGGATAACCGCGAGGTCGATCAAAACGGCAAAGTCCCTGCGGTTGGAAACACTGTGGACGTGGAGACTGCCAGCTGGACCAACACAATCGGAACGGCCGAACTTGTCACCGTATGGTCAGACCCGGATTTCGATCCGAATGCACGCGCGTTTTACTACGTCCGCGCCATCGAAATTCCAACGCCGCGTTGGATCCTGTACGACAAGTTGAGATACGGTATCGAATTGCCCGAAGATGCAGTGCTTACGCATCAGGAACGCGCCTATTCGTCCCCGATCTGGTACACCCCGGCAGAGTGA
- a CDS encoding energy transducer TonB: MIRRSVFVAIIAISISVLVHLIGLIVTVPDLSDPASGEPGTDTIELSNAFEELADTTIEPVPPAPDEPPTPPVEPPTQPQEAEVPTSDARVASPNPQETFTPDTGDSTIIQPRAPDEVVVDPVDQNLEDEGEAAEAEGAVSARPEALAETPEVPKEEAVAPVEPSSAEEPVSEEQQQIAALPVEVAPIVPENTSPLEPVIPEEASEPLDDDAELTVPDASVDGSEQAVATSLRPRLPDRRPQPTLRGALDPSSNFDALRFPEQTIESPLATYQREGVDAFRQNRGGTRSGGRGPGNSDTTNYAGQVLVHLNRAPIVYVAGRGYARVFFQIDPDGSLAWVDVVESSGSPEIERAAKEQVRTAAPFPRPPGGVSRKLSFYYQIR, translated from the coding sequence ATGATCAGGCGGTCCGTTTTTGTTGCAATCATTGCAATTTCGATTTCCGTACTGGTGCATCTGATCGGCCTGATTGTCACGGTACCAGATTTGTCAGACCCGGCTTCCGGGGAACCCGGTACCGACACGATCGAACTCAGCAACGCGTTCGAAGAGTTGGCCGATACCACGATCGAACCCGTACCGCCTGCGCCGGATGAACCGCCAACCCCTCCGGTGGAACCGCCAACCCAGCCGCAGGAGGCAGAAGTTCCGACAAGTGATGCCCGCGTGGCCTCGCCGAATCCGCAAGAGACGTTCACGCCCGATACCGGGGATTCAACGATTATCCAGCCGAGGGCGCCGGATGAGGTTGTCGTGGACCCTGTAGACCAGAACCTGGAGGACGAAGGCGAAGCCGCCGAAGCTGAAGGCGCTGTGTCGGCAAGGCCCGAAGCGTTGGCCGAAACACCCGAGGTGCCGAAGGAAGAGGCGGTTGCTCCGGTTGAGCCTTCTTCTGCCGAAGAACCGGTGTCCGAGGAACAGCAACAGATTGCCGCGTTACCGGTCGAGGTGGCTCCTATTGTTCCGGAAAACACGTCCCCACTTGAACCTGTAATACCGGAAGAAGCGTCGGAACCTCTGGATGACGACGCCGAACTGACCGTACCCGATGCAAGCGTGGACGGATCCGAACAGGCCGTGGCCACGTCATTGCGGCCTCGCCTTCCAGACCGACGCCCGCAACCCACTCTGCGGGGTGCGTTGGATCCGTCAAGCAACTTTGATGCTCTGAGATTTCCGGAACAGACGATTGAATCACCTCTGGCGACGTATCAAAGAGAGGGTGTCGACGCCTTCCGACAAAACCGGGGCGGCACCCGTTCAGGCGGGCGGGGGCCGGGAAATTCGGACACCACGAACTATGCGGGTCAGGTTCTTGTTCATCTGAACAGGGCGCCAATCGTTTACGTTGCCGGTCGTGGCTATGCGCGGGTGTTTTTCCAGATTGACCCGGATGGTTCATTGGCTTGGGTTGATGTCGTCGAAAGCTCTGGCTCGCCGGAAATAGAGCGCGCAGCCAAAGAACAGGTTCGAACCGCCGCACCTTTCCCGCGCCCGCCTGGGGGCGTCAGCCGGAAGCTTTCATTTTACTATCAGATAAGATGA
- a CDS encoding biopolymer transporter ExbD: MIRYIRPGRNRDSTIPLINVVFLILIFFLITGTIAPPLDPDLDLVNTADLDGREPPDALVLHRDGTLSFRGNPIEAEAFMAAHDSGPVRIVPDRNASASRLMEITSSLRRLGAPTVFLVTEQALE, from the coding sequence ATGATCCGTTACATCCGACCCGGTCGAAATCGCGATTCCACAATTCCGCTGATCAACGTCGTCTTTCTGATCCTGATCTTTTTTCTGATTACGGGTACGATTGCACCGCCATTGGATCCCGATCTGGATCTGGTGAATACTGCGGATCTTGACGGCCGCGAGCCGCCGGATGCGCTTGTTCTTCATAGGGACGGGACATTGAGTTTTCGCGGCAATCCGATCGAGGCAGAAGCTTTCATGGCCGCGCATGACTCGGGGCCCGTGCGGATCGTTCCAGACAGGAATGCGTCGGCCTCTCGATTGATGGAGATCACCAGCAGTTTGCGCCGGTTGGGTGCGCCAACCGTTTTTCTGGTGACCGAACAGGCCCTCGAATGA